In one Thermaerobacter sp. PB12/4term genomic region, the following are encoded:
- a CDS encoding chromate transporter, which yields MGRSSVAEVAAVFLRLGVVAFGGPAAHIAMMQEELVRRRRWLDDQRFLDLLSITNLIPGPNSTELAMHLGMERAGWRGWLAAGACFIVPAAVMVGVLAHAYTVYGRTPVAERLFEGALPVVLAIVVQALWSLGRTVFRPAARPAAAPAGGDRPGPGGQGSHVPVPRRQVATALGAGAARAAAGRAALALATLALYLAGVHELLLLLAAATLWGGAAALRHRPRQRPPRPALGTVLGTAGGPGLGSVLLAAAGTAPVPFSLGTLFLTFLKIGSVLYGSGYVLLAFLQRDFVQRLGWLTERQLLDAIAAGQFTPGPVFTTATFVGYVTGGWAGAAVATLAIFLPAFVFVAAVRPLADRLRRSPVLAAALDGLNVASFALMAGVTWQLARTAVFNLWTAGLFAAALLILGRTRLNSAWLIAAGAATGLFLPR from the coding sequence TTGGGACGAAGCAGCGTCGCGGAAGTGGCTGCCGTGTTCCTCCGGCTGGGGGTGGTGGCCTTCGGCGGGCCCGCCGCCCACATTGCCATGATGCAGGAAGAACTGGTCCGGCGCCGGCGCTGGCTGGACGACCAGCGCTTCCTCGACCTGCTGAGCATCACGAACCTGATCCCCGGGCCCAACTCCACCGAGCTGGCCATGCACCTGGGGATGGAACGGGCCGGCTGGCGGGGATGGCTGGCCGCGGGCGCCTGCTTCATCGTGCCGGCGGCGGTGATGGTCGGGGTGCTGGCCCACGCGTACACCGTCTACGGCCGGACGCCGGTGGCCGAGCGCCTCTTCGAAGGCGCGCTGCCCGTGGTCCTGGCCATCGTCGTCCAGGCGCTGTGGAGCCTGGGCCGCACCGTCTTCCGCCCGGCGGCCCGTCCGGCCGCAGCGCCTGCCGGCGGCGACCGGCCGGGGCCTGGCGGGCAGGGGTCCCACGTCCCGGTACCCCGGCGCCAGGTGGCCACCGCCCTGGGGGCCGGCGCGGCTCGGGCCGCGGCAGGGCGGGCCGCGCTGGCCTTGGCGACCCTGGCCCTCTACCTGGCCGGCGTCCACGAGCTGCTGCTGCTTCTCGCCGCAGCGACCCTGTGGGGCGGGGCCGCCGCCCTTCGCCACCGGCCCCGCCAGCGGCCACCGCGGCCCGCCCTGGGGACCGTCCTGGGAACGGCCGGCGGCCCCGGCCTGGGCAGCGTCCTGCTGGCGGCTGCGGGTACGGCGCCGGTGCCCTTCAGCCTGGGTACCCTGTTCCTCACCTTCTTGAAGATCGGGTCGGTCCTGTACGGCAGCGGGTACGTCCTGCTGGCCTTCCTGCAGCGGGACTTCGTCCAGCGGCTGGGGTGGCTCACCGAGCGGCAGCTGCTGGACGCCATTGCCGCCGGCCAGTTCACCCCCGGGCCCGTCTTCACCACCGCCACCTTCGTCGGGTACGTCACCGGCGGCTGGGCGGGGGCGGCTGTGGCCACCCTGGCCATCTTCCTGCCGGCCTTCGTCTTTGTGGCGGCCGTCCGGCCCCTGGCGGACCGGCTGCGGCGCTCCCCGGTCCTGGCAGCGGCCCTGGACGGGCTCAACGTTGCCTCCTTCGCCCTGATGGCGGGGGTCACCTGGCAGCTGGCCCGCACCGCCGTGTTCAACCTCTGGACGGCGGGGCTGTTCGCCGCCGCCCTGCTCATCCTGGGACGAACCCGGCTCAACTCGGCCTGGCTGATTGCGGCGGGCGCGGCGACCGGCCTGTTCCTGCCCCGCTGA
- a CDS encoding ABC transporter ATP-binding protein/permease: MEQYPVPLLEVRDLAKRYPGGPKALDGVNLRIDPGERVILLGRNGAGKTTLIRCILGLVQPDRGQIWLGGVPVHPTRWRAQGVGVMFEDAGNSYAYLTALENVLYFGLLNGWPPADASRRALQALKALGLGQQAGDLTQSLSRGQRQKLALAVALTRGAPLLLLDEPTLGLDIEAQHNLRRFIREEVNPAHGLLIATHDASFACAVGTRYLILEGGRILAEATPDAIDSAEALEALYLAVVRNKPAGTKSPQATGQAPRGLASRGEFWGESSKTRPPSGGVLPPHQPLAALALSLGAQPRFGNALRAAWLKKRAEYRRYWLDFLVGLSIKCIFFLGALFAVPGAPPAELALRVLGFGLWYLSAHVVAKMGNMAMEEAYLGTAQQVLVTRTHPARWLAATVGVELGLSSIWVALFTAVAALLTGPNVLVDGLRAAGWPGLPLALAGLAGMIGCGLVALGLSLRYKQVGSLVEVFLYYLLVFSGFFLPPGATPFPLKVLNAVSPLARVVDGVRSTWQGGPVGPVLLAAWGVAFLWLGVGWLVVRQQWAWARRTGRLGSIA; this comes from the coding sequence ATGGAGCAGTATCCCGTTCCCCTGCTGGAAGTACGTGATCTTGCGAAGCGGTACCCGGGCGGGCCCAAGGCTCTGGATGGCGTCAATCTGCGCATCGACCCGGGTGAGCGGGTGATCCTGCTCGGCCGGAACGGTGCGGGCAAGACCACGCTGATCCGGTGTATCCTGGGCCTCGTCCAGCCCGACCGGGGCCAAATCTGGCTGGGTGGTGTTCCGGTTCACCCCACGCGATGGCGCGCCCAGGGCGTGGGTGTGATGTTCGAAGACGCCGGCAACAGTTACGCCTACCTGACGGCCCTGGAAAACGTTCTGTATTTCGGCCTGCTCAACGGATGGCCGCCGGCGGATGCCAGCCGCCGCGCCCTCCAGGCTCTCAAAGCATTGGGCCTGGGCCAGCAGGCGGGCGACCTCACCCAGTCCCTGTCCCGGGGCCAGCGCCAGAAGCTGGCGCTGGCCGTAGCCCTCACCCGGGGGGCCCCGTTGTTGCTGCTGGATGAGCCGACCCTGGGTCTGGACATCGAAGCCCAGCACAACCTGCGCCGGTTCATCCGGGAAGAGGTAAATCCTGCCCACGGCCTTCTCATCGCCACCCACGATGCCAGCTTTGCCTGCGCCGTCGGCACGCGCTACCTGATCCTTGAAGGTGGCCGGATCCTGGCCGAGGCGACACCCGATGCGATCGACAGTGCCGAAGCCCTGGAAGCCCTTTATCTGGCCGTGGTCAGGAATAAACCGGCCGGGACGAAGTCCCCACAGGCCACCGGGCAGGCACCGCGGGGGCTCGCCTCCAGGGGTGAATTCTGGGGTGAATCTTCAAAGACCAGGCCACCCTCCGGCGGAGTTCTCCCGCCCCATCAGCCCCTCGCCGCCCTGGCCCTGTCGCTGGGGGCGCAACCCCGGTTCGGCAACGCCCTGCGGGCAGCCTGGCTCAAGAAGCGGGCTGAGTACCGGCGGTACTGGTTGGATTTCCTGGTGGGTCTCTCTATCAAATGCATCTTTTTTCTGGGCGCCTTGTTTGCGGTCCCCGGAGCGCCGCCGGCGGAGCTGGCCTTGCGGGTGTTGGGTTTTGGACTCTGGTACCTGAGCGCCCACGTCGTCGCCAAGATGGGGAACATGGCCATGGAAGAAGCCTATTTGGGAACAGCCCAGCAGGTCCTGGTCACCCGCACGCACCCTGCGCGCTGGCTGGCCGCGACCGTAGGTGTGGAGCTGGGCCTCTCCTCCATCTGGGTTGCCCTGTTCACCGCGGTCGCAGCGCTGCTGACCGGCCCGAACGTCCTGGTGGACGGGCTCAGGGCCGCTGGCTGGCCCGGGCTTCCTCTGGCTCTGGCGGGCCTGGCAGGGATGATCGGTTGCGGCCTGGTCGCCCTCGGTCTATCCCTTCGTTACAAACAAGTCGGTTCGCTGGTAGAGGTCTTCCTGTATTACCTTCTGGTTTTTTCGGGGTTCTTTCTTCCTCCAGGTGCCACACCGTTTCCGCTTAAGGTTCTCAATGCCGTCTCGCCGCTGGCGCGGGTGGTGGACGGCGTGAGGTCAACCTGGCAGGGCGGGCCGGTGGGACCGGTTCTCCTGGCAGCCTGGGGCGTGGCGTTCCTCTGGCTTGGGGTGGGATGGCTGGTGGTGCGGCAGCAATGGGCCTGGGCGCGCAGGACAGGGCGGCTGGGCAGCATCGCCTGA
- a CDS encoding GntR family transcriptional regulator: MAVDGPQLDRTSPVPLYLQIKEWMLDQIRTGRWPQRYKLPAEEDLAGAVGVSRGTLRKAIAELVREGVLHQIHGKGTFVTAGGIEQPLAQRLSAFSELLEERGIRYSTRVLQQRVEEPAGRVASLLRLEPGQRVVHLARIRLVESCPVAYMENYVPVHLAPRLERVDFTRQGLFRTLEQDYGLTLAWGQRTFEALGAEGEVAEYLELPAGAPVFYIQQVVYLDDGRPIEFSDVWLRGDRFRLSAVIRRPREGRGEGRSREPAGLPRGLQPAGAGLEPGGPAPAGAWPDPVGAKLCF; encoded by the coding sequence ATGGCGGTGGACGGACCGCAGCTCGACCGGACCAGTCCCGTTCCGCTCTACCTGCAGATCAAGGAGTGGATGCTGGACCAGATCCGGACGGGCCGCTGGCCGCAGCGCTACAAGCTGCCTGCCGAGGAAGACCTGGCCGGCGCCGTCGGCGTGAGCCGCGGCACCCTGCGCAAGGCCATTGCCGAACTGGTCCGGGAGGGCGTGCTGCACCAGATCCACGGCAAAGGCACCTTCGTGACCGCCGGTGGCATCGAGCAGCCGCTTGCCCAGCGCCTTTCCGCCTTTTCCGAGTTGCTTGAAGAACGCGGCATCCGCTACAGCACTCGTGTGCTGCAGCAGCGGGTGGAGGAGCCTGCCGGGCGGGTGGCGTCCCTGCTCCGGCTGGAACCCGGGCAGCGGGTGGTCCACCTGGCCCGCATCCGGCTGGTCGAATCCTGCCCGGTGGCCTACATGGAGAACTACGTCCCGGTCCACCTGGCGCCGAGGCTCGAGCGGGTCGACTTCACCCGGCAGGGGCTGTTTCGCACCTTGGAGCAGGATTACGGCCTGACCCTGGCCTGGGGCCAGCGCACCTTCGAGGCCCTGGGGGCCGAGGGCGAGGTGGCCGAATACCTGGAACTGCCCGCCGGGGCACCGGTGTTCTACATCCAGCAGGTGGTCTACCTGGACGACGGCCGCCCCATCGAGTTTTCCGACGTCTGGCTGCGCGGCGACCGGTTCCGGCTCTCCGCCGTGATCAGGCGTCCCCGGGAGGGACGCGGCGAGGGCCGGAGCCGGGAACCGGCGGGGCTGCCGCGTGGCCTGCAGCCGGCGGGTGCCGGTCTGGAACCGGGGGGGCCGGCGCCCGCGGGGGCATGGCCGGATCCCGTCGGGGCCAAGCTTTGCTTCTAA
- the rbsK gene encoding ribokinase, translating into MAGQSGGRRPVVTVVGSFAVGLTLRADRFPVAGETVVGRDFDRGPGGKGSNQAVQAARLGADVEFVGLVGDDDLAAIAWELYRREGVGTQYLGVVQGRNTGVGFIVLNAAGENLIVLDPGANECLEPSHVERARERLTQSHVVLTQQEIPARTAVHALRLAREAGVTAILNPAPARPLPLEDLALADIVTPNETELHILLGLAPDDPSDSLNLCRRLLDAGVRTVVLTRGARGVLVVEPRGVTEVAAFPVQVVDTTGAGDSFSATLAVSLAEGRPLMEAVRRAAAAGALTCTALGVIPALPRREQLEAFLAARG; encoded by the coding sequence ATGGCAGGGCAGAGTGGGGGCCGGCGGCCCGTGGTGACGGTGGTGGGCAGTTTCGCCGTCGGCCTGACCTTACGGGCCGACCGCTTCCCGGTGGCCGGCGAGACGGTGGTGGGGCGGGATTTCGACCGCGGGCCCGGCGGCAAGGGCAGCAACCAGGCCGTTCAGGCCGCCCGGCTGGGTGCGGACGTTGAGTTCGTAGGGCTGGTGGGCGACGACGACCTGGCTGCCATCGCCTGGGAACTCTACCGCCGGGAGGGAGTGGGCACCCAGTACCTGGGCGTGGTGCAGGGCCGGAACACCGGCGTCGGCTTCATCGTGCTCAATGCGGCGGGGGAGAACCTGATCGTCCTGGACCCCGGCGCCAACGAGTGCCTGGAGCCTTCCCACGTGGAACGGGCCCGGGAGCGCCTAACCCAGAGCCACGTGGTGCTGACGCAGCAGGAGATCCCGGCCCGGACGGCGGTCCACGCGTTGCGCCTGGCCCGGGAGGCGGGGGTGACGGCCATCCTCAACCCGGCCCCGGCCCGGCCGTTGCCTCTGGAGGACCTGGCCCTGGCGGACATCGTCACGCCCAACGAGACGGAGCTGCACATCCTGCTGGGCCTGGCCCCCGACGACCCGTCCGATTCCCTGAACCTCTGCCGGCGCCTGCTGGATGCCGGCGTACGGACGGTGGTCCTGACCCGCGGCGCCCGCGGCGTGCTGGTGGTCGAACCCCGCGGGGTGACGGAAGTGGCGGCCTTCCCGGTCCAGGTGGTGGACACCACCGGGGCGGGCGATTCCTTCAGCGCCACCCTGGCGGTTTCCCTGGCCGAAGGACGGCCCCTGATGGAGGCGGTGCGGCGGGCAGCGGCGGCCGGAGCCCTGACCTGTACTGCCCTGGGGGTCATCCCGGCCCTGCCGCGGCGGGAACAACTGGAGGCGTTCCTTGCCGCCCGCGGCTAG
- a CDS encoding nucleoside hydrolase — protein MPVRLIIDTDTAGDDVNSLLIALLHPNIQLEAVTISVGNVGFEQQIENALYTIEMAGRSGQVPVYPGCAVPLVNEWVAADYVHGRDGMGDSFFPRARQRPEPQHAVDALIERIHAAPGELTILAQAPLTNIAVAVTRDPSIARKVKTLYIMGGTYFAPGNITPAAEYNFYVDPEAARIVFRAGFDIRLVDWGLCVRDTVLDDGDLEDIRRLDTELARFYLQVNRVVRQFNETVGIRGVTHPDSIVAAMIADPAIARGWQPCQVDIETRGELTRGASVITPAQYAGVEKRVERPNAQVCLGADRERFKALLMDILARR, from the coding sequence TTGCCGGTTCGCTTGATCATCGACACCGATACGGCGGGGGATGACGTCAACTCCCTGCTCATCGCCCTGCTCCATCCCAACATCCAGCTGGAGGCCGTGACCATCTCGGTAGGGAACGTGGGCTTCGAGCAGCAGATCGAGAACGCCCTCTACACCATCGAGATGGCCGGGCGCAGCGGCCAGGTCCCGGTCTACCCCGGCTGTGCCGTTCCCCTGGTCAACGAGTGGGTGGCGGCGGATTACGTCCACGGCCGCGACGGAATGGGCGACTCCTTCTTCCCCCGGGCGCGGCAGCGCCCCGAGCCCCAGCATGCCGTCGACGCCCTGATCGAGCGGATCCACGCGGCACCGGGTGAGCTTACCATCCTGGCCCAGGCGCCCCTGACCAACATCGCCGTGGCGGTGACCCGGGACCCCTCCATCGCCCGCAAGGTGAAGACCCTCTACATCATGGGGGGGACCTACTTCGCCCCCGGGAACATCACCCCCGCGGCGGAGTACAACTTCTACGTCGACCCCGAGGCCGCACGGATCGTGTTCCGGGCGGGGTTCGACATCCGGCTGGTCGACTGGGGCCTCTGCGTCCGGGACACGGTGCTGGATGACGGCGACCTGGAGGACATCCGCCGGCTGGATACGGAGCTGGCCCGGTTCTACCTGCAGGTGAACCGCGTGGTGCGGCAGTTCAATGAGACGGTGGGCATCCGGGGCGTGACCCACCCCGACTCCATCGTGGCGGCCATGATCGCCGATCCGGCCATCGCCCGCGGCTGGCAGCCCTGCCAGGTCGACATCGAGACCCGGGGCGAACTGACCCGCGGCGCCTCGGTGATCACCCCGGCGCAGTACGCGGGCGTGGAGAAGCGGGTGGAGAGGCCCAACGCCCAGGTGTGCCTGGGCGCGGACCGGGAGCGGTTCAAGGCCCTGCTGATGGACATCCTGGCGCGGCGGTAA
- the deoC gene encoding deoxyribose-phosphate aldolase — MTAEGYPSGAVAGGAGRSGARLARFIQSTLIASDVTEEQVVAHCRACLEYGFHAAMVPPLWVPVARQVLAGSPVRVASFVDFPLGCMTTSARVAQARELAQLGVDEIDVMVPLGLFRSGRLDDFRADLEAVVRAARPAETKAMLELPLLNAAEREQMVRLAVAAGFDWVKNASGGAVGVATPDDIRFLRQRVPSGVRVKASGGIKTASQAWALIDAGAELLGTSAAVALVTGRAGGDASPSRRTGDGAAASSPDEPAGRAGAGAAGAGRDPAVTY; from the coding sequence GTGACGGCAGAAGGCTATCCCAGCGGGGCGGTGGCCGGCGGGGCGGGGCGCAGCGGGGCGCGTCTCGCCCGGTTCATCCAGTCGACCCTGATCGCCAGCGACGTGACGGAGGAACAGGTGGTGGCCCACTGCCGGGCGTGCCTGGAATACGGCTTCCACGCGGCCATGGTACCGCCGCTGTGGGTCCCGGTGGCCCGCCAGGTCCTGGCCGGCTCGCCGGTGCGGGTGGCGTCCTTCGTCGACTTTCCCCTGGGCTGCATGACCACCTCCGCCCGGGTGGCCCAGGCCCGGGAACTGGCCCAACTGGGTGTCGACGAGATCGACGTGATGGTGCCCCTGGGCCTGTTCCGCAGCGGCCGGCTGGACGACTTCCGCGCCGATCTGGAGGCGGTGGTCCGGGCGGCCCGGCCGGCGGAGACCAAGGCCATGCTGGAGCTGCCCCTGCTGAACGCTGCCGAGCGGGAGCAGATGGTCCGGCTGGCCGTGGCGGCCGGGTTCGACTGGGTCAAGAACGCCAGCGGCGGCGCCGTGGGCGTGGCCACGCCGGACGACATCCGCTTCCTGCGCCAGCGGGTGCCCTCCGGCGTGCGGGTCAAGGCCTCGGGGGGCATCAAGACGGCGTCCCAGGCCTGGGCGCTGATCGATGCGGGGGCCGAGCTGCTGGGCACCAGCGCGGCCGTGGCCCTGGTGACGGGGCGGGCCGGTGGGGACGCGTCGCCGTCCCGCCGGACCGGCGACGGGGCCGCCGCTTCTTCCCCGGACGAACCGGCCGGCCGCGCCGGTGCGGGCGCGGCCGGCGCCGGGCGAGACCCGGCGGTCACCTACTGA
- a CDS encoding MBL fold metallo-hydrolase codes for MEPIPLTGKVTVLHGAVNSGLVRTGDGLVLIDTGLDRSAANKILRVAEAMGEPVRVVLNTHAHADHFGGNAQVLRRTGARVCAPAGEAEVIRHPLYEPVYLFGGAAPVAALQNRFLLAEPSPVHQELEPRQVLELGGVAMEVVDLAGHSLAQVGFCVDGVFFAADSFMGLEPLAKHPMPYLVDAGRMLASLDRVRQVDARWFVPGHGPAVPAGPELQAVLEANAAAVRRLLDWAAARLRQGPAGTEDLLAELALHLGVAMDNPAAYVLNRAALLGVLATLEREGAARVEVREGRWWWAAS; via the coding sequence ATGGAACCGATCCCGCTGACCGGGAAGGTCACCGTGTTGCACGGCGCGGTGAACAGCGGGCTGGTCCGGACCGGGGACGGCCTGGTGCTGATCGACACAGGCCTCGACCGGTCGGCGGCCAACAAGATCCTGCGGGTGGCGGAGGCCATGGGGGAGCCCGTGCGGGTGGTGCTCAACACCCATGCCCACGCCGACCATTTCGGCGGCAACGCCCAGGTCCTGCGCCGGACCGGTGCCCGGGTCTGCGCCCCCGCCGGGGAGGCGGAGGTGATTCGCCATCCCCTCTACGAGCCGGTGTACCTCTTCGGCGGCGCGGCGCCCGTGGCGGCCCTGCAGAACCGGTTCCTCCTGGCGGAGCCGTCGCCGGTGCACCAGGAGCTGGAACCCCGGCAGGTCCTGGAGCTGGGCGGCGTGGCGATGGAGGTGGTGGACCTGGCCGGCCACAGCCTGGCCCAGGTGGGGTTCTGCGTCGACGGCGTGTTCTTTGCCGCGGACAGCTTCATGGGCCTCGAGCCCCTGGCCAAGCACCCCATGCCCTATCTGGTGGACGCCGGGCGGATGCTGGCATCCCTGGACCGGGTGCGCCAGGTGGACGCCCGCTGGTTCGTCCCCGGCCACGGCCCGGCGGTACCGGCCGGACCGGAACTGCAGGCGGTGCTGGAGGCCAACGCGGCGGCCGTCCGCCGCCTGCTGGACTGGGCTGCCGCACGCCTGCGGCAGGGGCCCGCGGGAACGGAGGACCTCCTGGCCGAGCTGGCCCTGCACCTGGGTGTGGCCATGGACAACCCCGCGGCTTACGTGTTGAATCGCGCCGCCCTGCTGGGCGTGTTGGCCACCCTGGAGCGGGAGGGTGCCGCCCGGGTCGAGGTGCGGGAGGGGCGGTGGTGGTGGGCGGCGTCGTGA
- a CDS encoding aminopeptidase: protein MTDPRVRKLAQVLVRYSLGLEAGDHFLIQTSDLATPLVQAIYREALRVGAFPQVLAQLEGLGEIYLKEASEEQLRVLTPLERIAFEEYRHALVIHAPHNVKALSGVDPRRLAIMQEARRPLADKLMSRIGQGGKYCVTLFPTQALAQEAGMSLSDYQEFVFAACRLDDDDPVASWQAVSRRQQGLVEFLNGVREIRVVGDGTDLTLSVAGRTWINADGHINFPDGEVFTGPVEESVRGTIRFSFPGIFQGKEIEDIRLRFEDGRVVEARAARGQDLLEALLGTDEGARYVGEFAIGTNDQITRFSRNLLFDEKIGGTVHLALGASYPITGGKNRSAIHWDMICDLRQGGEIYADGELIYREGRFLVEG, encoded by the coding sequence GTGACCGACCCCCGCGTGCGGAAGCTGGCCCAGGTGCTGGTGCGCTACTCCCTGGGCCTCGAGGCCGGCGACCACTTCCTCATCCAGACGTCCGACCTGGCCACGCCCCTGGTCCAGGCCATCTACCGGGAGGCCCTCCGGGTGGGTGCCTTCCCCCAGGTCCTAGCCCAGCTGGAGGGGCTGGGTGAGATCTACTTGAAGGAAGCGTCGGAAGAGCAGCTGCGGGTGCTGACCCCTCTGGAGCGGATCGCCTTTGAGGAATACCGGCACGCCCTGGTGATCCACGCGCCCCACAACGTCAAGGCCCTCAGCGGCGTCGACCCCCGCCGCCTGGCCATCATGCAGGAGGCGCGGCGGCCCCTGGCCGACAAGCTCATGTCCCGCATCGGCCAGGGCGGCAAGTACTGCGTCACCCTCTTCCCCACCCAGGCCCTCGCCCAGGAAGCCGGCATGTCGCTGAGCGACTATCAGGAGTTCGTCTTCGCGGCCTGCCGCCTGGACGACGACGACCCGGTGGCCTCCTGGCAGGCCGTGAGCCGGCGCCAGCAGGGGCTGGTGGAATTCCTGAACGGCGTGCGGGAGATCCGGGTGGTGGGTGACGGCACCGACCTGACGCTCTCGGTGGCCGGCCGGACCTGGATCAACGCCGACGGCCACATCAACTTCCCCGACGGCGAGGTGTTCACCGGCCCGGTGGAAGAGAGCGTCCGCGGCACCATCCGCTTCAGCTTTCCGGGGATCTTCCAGGGGAAGGAGATCGAGGACATCCGCCTCCGCTTCGAGGACGGCCGGGTGGTGGAAGCCCGGGCGGCCCGCGGGCAGGACCTGCTGGAGGCGCTGCTGGGCACCGACGAGGGCGCCCGCTACGTGGGCGAGTTCGCCATCGGCACCAACGACCAGATCACCCGCTTCAGCCGCAACCTGCTCTTTGACGAGAAGATCGGCGGCACCGTCCACCTGGCCCTGGGGGCCAGCTACCCCATCACCGGGGGGAAGAACCGGTCCGCCATCCACTGGGACATGATCTGCGACTTGCGCCAGGGCGGCGAGATCTACGCCGACGGCGAGCTGATCTACCGCGAGGGGCGGTTCCTCGTCGAGGGGTAG
- a CDS encoding class I SAM-dependent methyltransferase, with amino-acid sequence MACPPFSSNHDGAANHPAPEAVRHGHTGHGAGHHGPWEAQVSWAEIFEHQKRRQALVEEWLKWLDLRPGDHLVDLGAGPGLTSLLAARRVLPHGRVYAVDHWPEALRFLRRQVEGEGLDNVHAVQADIAQDDLAGVIPPQHARKVVLAHVLHHVPDPRAVLGRLHRWLLPGARMVVAEFDPEGAGEVGPPREERIAEADLAGWLTGEGFKILGRKHHPEHEQYAILVEPA; translated from the coding sequence ATGGCATGCCCGCCGTTTTCGTCGAACCACGACGGTGCGGCCAACCACCCTGCGCCGGAGGCTGTGCGCCACGGGCACACGGGCCACGGTGCTGGGCACCACGGACCGTGGGAGGCCCAGGTCTCCTGGGCGGAGATCTTCGAGCACCAGAAACGGCGACAAGCCCTGGTGGAGGAATGGTTGAAGTGGCTGGATCTCCGGCCTGGGGATCACCTGGTGGACCTGGGTGCGGGCCCGGGGCTCACCAGCCTGCTGGCCGCCCGCCGGGTGCTGCCCCATGGCCGCGTGTACGCGGTGGACCACTGGCCCGAGGCCCTGCGCTTTCTGCGCCGGCAGGTGGAGGGAGAGGGACTCGACAACGTGCACGCCGTCCAGGCGGACATCGCCCAGGACGACCTGGCCGGGGTCATCCCGCCCCAGCACGCCCGCAAGGTGGTCCTGGCCCATGTGCTCCACCATGTTCCGGATCCGAGGGCAGTCCTGGGTCGCCTTCACCGCTGGCTGTTGCCGGGCGCCCGCATGGTGGTGGCGGAGTTCGATCCGGAGGGGGCCGGTGAGGTGGGCCCGCCCCGGGAGGAGCGCATTGCCGAGGCGGACCTGGCCGGATGGTTGACCGGTGAGGGTTTCAAGATCCTGGGTCGCAAGCACCATCCGGAGCATGAGCAGTACGCCATCCTGGTCGAGCCGGCTTGA
- a CDS encoding thioredoxin family protein, producing MKISDQDRREIQRRFEAMESPVVLKLFVRADKDECPYCEDTRQLLEAVAELDDRITLEVHDVDLEPELAERHGVDMVPAILFARADGSDTGMRFYGIPAGYEFGTLIDDIVDVSRGVAGLSPETEAYLRSLDTDVHLQVFVTPTUPYCPRAVRLAHKMALASDRVRADAIEAMEFPDLANRFAVFGVPKTVVNGSAAVEGAAPEPHLLALIKEALS from the coding sequence ATGAAGATCTCCGATCAGGACCGGCGGGAGATCCAGCGGCGCTTTGAGGCGATGGAATCACCGGTGGTCCTCAAGCTGTTCGTCCGCGCAGACAAAGACGAGTGCCCCTACTGCGAGGACACCCGCCAGCTGCTGGAAGCGGTGGCGGAGCTCGACGACCGCATCACCCTTGAGGTCCACGATGTCGACCTGGAACCCGAGCTGGCCGAGCGCCACGGCGTCGACATGGTCCCGGCCATCCTGTTCGCCCGGGCGGACGGCAGCGACACCGGGATGCGGTTTTACGGCATTCCGGCCGGTTACGAGTTCGGGACGCTGATCGACGACATCGTCGACGTCTCCCGCGGTGTCGCGGGGCTGTCCCCGGAAACCGAGGCGTACCTGCGGTCGCTGGACACCGACGTCCACCTGCAGGTGTTCGTCACGCCGACGTGACCGTACTGTCCCCGGGCGGTCCGCCTGGCTCATAAGATGGCCCTCGCCAGCGACCGGGTGCGGGCTGACGCCATCGAGGCCATGGAGTTCCCCGATCTGGCCAACCGGTTCGCGGTCTTCGGTGTTCCCAAGACCGTGGTGAACGGGTCGGCTGCCGTTGAAGGCGCGGCGCCGGAACCGCACCTGCTGGCGTTGATCAAGGAGGCCCTTTCCTGA